A region from the Pseudomonas cucumis genome encodes:
- a CDS encoding helix-turn-helix transcriptional regulator — translation MDRLSTLLSQFGVRANLFHSGKLCGVASYDGADQRGHIHLLQAGSVTLRGPDGHDLLLTRPSLIFLPRPSRHQLIPDEPEGARLLCASMEFDGGVDNPLSASLPDLLVLSLDELPLLADTLRWLFGEAAAEHCGREAMLDRLFELLIILLLRHLLDHQALSTGMMAGLADSRLVRSLVQMHNVPHRAWSVAELARESNMSRAAYAAHFRSVIGQTPADYLLSWRISLAQKRLREGRPIALIADEVGYESPSALARAFRRKTGSSPRDWMKSLT, via the coding sequence ATGGACCGCTTGTCTACTTTGTTGTCACAGTTCGGCGTGCGCGCAAACCTGTTTCACAGTGGCAAGCTTTGCGGTGTGGCGTCATACGATGGCGCTGACCAGCGCGGCCATATCCACCTGCTGCAGGCCGGTAGCGTCACTTTGCGGGGCCCTGATGGCCACGACCTGCTGCTTACCCGGCCCAGTCTGATTTTTCTGCCACGCCCAAGCCGGCATCAACTGATCCCGGATGAGCCCGAAGGGGCTCGACTCTTGTGTGCGTCAATGGAGTTTGATGGTGGTGTCGATAACCCATTGTCTGCTTCGTTACCTGATCTTCTGGTGTTGTCCCTGGATGAGCTGCCGCTGCTGGCCGATACACTGAGATGGCTGTTCGGTGAGGCGGCAGCCGAACATTGTGGCAGGGAAGCAATGCTTGATCGCCTATTCGAGCTACTGATCATCTTGCTGCTCCGACATCTGCTCGACCACCAGGCATTAAGTACCGGAATGATGGCCGGACTGGCCGATTCGCGGCTGGTGCGCTCTCTGGTGCAGATGCACAACGTACCTCATCGTGCCTGGTCAGTCGCAGAGCTGGCGCGTGAGTCGAACATGTCGCGCGCCGCCTATGCCGCGCATTTCCGATCCGTTATCGGGCAGACACCTGCAGATTATCTTCTGAGTTGGCGGATCAGCCTGGCGCAGAAACGTCTGCGTGAAGGCCGGCCGATTGCGCTGATCGCCGACGAAGTCGGTTATGAAAGTCCCTCGGCGCTTGCTCGTGCGTTTCGCCGCAAGACGGGCAGCAGCCCCCGGGACTGGATGAAATCGCTGACATAG
- a CDS encoding dienelactone hydrolase family protein, with product MSVTTQWIEITSAEGTFGAYLAIPHTRKGPGIVLIQEIFGVNEHIRSVAEQYAADGYLVIAPDLFWRHGHRIELGYDEASWKRAVELMNATDSKKAQADIKLAIDALKAQPGLDGRIASIGFCFGGMLSYNTAANGFVDVAIAYYGGGIQNQLDRADEIKVPVLMHFGEQDSHIPIDAVKQIAERFEFNDDVDIEVYPGAEHGFNCSHRDSYNQRAAVEAHGNTLLFLSQNL from the coding sequence ATGAGCGTGACCACCCAATGGATCGAGATCACCAGCGCCGAGGGCACATTCGGCGCTTACCTGGCCATCCCCCACACCCGTAAAGGTCCGGGGATTGTGCTGATTCAGGAAATTTTCGGCGTCAACGAGCACATCCGCTCGGTCGCCGAGCAATACGCCGCCGACGGCTACCTGGTCATCGCACCGGATCTGTTCTGGCGCCACGGCCACCGTATCGAACTGGGCTACGACGAAGCCAGCTGGAAACGCGCCGTCGAGCTGATGAACGCCACCGACAGCAAAAAAGCGCAGGCCGACATCAAACTGGCCATCGACGCCCTGAAAGCACAGCCAGGGCTGGACGGCAGAATCGCTTCCATCGGGTTTTGCTTCGGCGGCATGCTGTCATACAACACAGCGGCCAACGGTTTCGTCGACGTGGCGATCGCCTACTACGGCGGCGGCATTCAGAACCAACTGGATCGGGCCGATGAAATCAAGGTGCCAGTACTGATGCACTTCGGCGAACAGGACAGCCACATCCCCATCGACGCGGTGAAACAAATCGCCGAGCGTTTCGAGTTCAACGACGACGTCGATATCGAGGTGTATCCGGGGGCCGAACACGGCTTCAACTGCTCACACCGTGACAGCTACAACCAGCGGGCGGCGGTCGAGGCCCATGGCAATACGTTGCTCTTTTTGAGTCAGAACCTTTAA
- a CDS encoding HvfX family Cu-binding RiPP maturation protein, whose protein sequence is MNTSLSSAIKGLHLNLDRVGSWIAPLTLRVFLAWEFFESGLEKWNGQNWFADIQHNFPFPFNHVPATLNWELAMWAELICALALLVGLGTRVSAVILTIVTIVATAAVHWPADWSTLSELAQGYAISNKGHGNFKLPLIYLAALMPLLLSGAGKLSVDALLARYFWRRSHR, encoded by the coding sequence ATGAACACTTCTCTCTCATCAGCCATCAAAGGCCTGCACCTGAACCTCGACCGTGTCGGTAGCTGGATCGCGCCCCTGACCTTGCGGGTGTTTCTGGCCTGGGAGTTTTTCGAGTCAGGCCTGGAAAAATGGAACGGTCAGAACTGGTTCGCCGACATTCAGCACAACTTCCCGTTTCCCTTCAACCACGTGCCGGCCACGCTGAACTGGGAACTGGCGATGTGGGCCGAATTGATCTGCGCCCTCGCCCTGCTGGTGGGCCTGGGAACGCGGGTTTCGGCGGTTATTCTGACCATAGTCACGATCGTTGCGACCGCTGCCGTTCACTGGCCGGCCGATTGGTCTACATTGAGTGAACTTGCCCAAGGCTATGCCATCAGCAATAAAGGCCATGGCAACTTCAAACTGCCGCTGATCTACCTCGCCGCCCTCATGCCGTTGTTGCTCTCGGGGGCCGGCAAACTCAGCGTGGACGCGCTGTTGGCTCGATACTTCTGGCGGCGCAGTCACCGCTGA
- a CDS encoding YkgB family protein, whose product MNVLNITSHGNNSFSNRLSLGVKTMAIGTYGAYFALAIIYFWFGGMKFTHYEAQGLVPLVSNSPLLGWVYDIFSVDVFSRLLGVLEISIGALIAGRLLSPKLSLIGGALSAGLFFTTLTFMFSTPGVVEPGLGFPAITVAPGQFLLKDIGLLAASVFVAGHSLTRLETR is encoded by the coding sequence ATGAACGTCTTGAACATTACCAGCCATGGCAACAACAGCTTTTCCAACAGACTATCGCTCGGGGTTAAAACCATGGCGATTGGAACCTACGGCGCTTACTTTGCTCTCGCCATCATCTACTTCTGGTTCGGCGGCATGAAATTCACGCATTACGAGGCACAGGGATTGGTTCCGCTTGTGAGCAACAGCCCTCTATTGGGATGGGTTTATGACATTTTCAGTGTAGATGTCTTTTCTCGCTTACTCGGAGTCCTGGAGATATCGATCGGTGCTCTTATTGCAGGTCGCCTGCTATCACCCAAGCTTTCTTTAATTGGAGGAGCGTTGTCTGCCGGACTGTTTTTCACCACGTTGACCTTTATGTTCTCGACACCTGGCGTGGTTGAACCCGGTCTCGGCTTCCCAGCCATTACGGTTGCACCGGGCCAATTTCTCCTGAAAGACATAGGGTTGCTCGCCGCGTCTGTATTCGTAGCGGGTCATTCTCTAACCAGGCTGGAAACCCGTTGA
- a CDS encoding NAD(P)/FAD-dependent oxidoreductase, with protein MNPANAPLIIVGAGHAGGRAALTLRSEGYSGRLILIGDESHPPYERPPLSKGLLQGTVDLAGYSLCDTAQLADLDIEHVAGNPVKRLDPPQHRLQLADGSWLHYTRLLLATGGRSRRLASVPEDLLNVLYLRTHDEALALRASLQPGSRVVIIGGGFIGLEVAATARTLGCTVTLLEAGPRLAGRVLPEQLSSVLQELHRSQGVDVRLNVAIEAVQGVTHVESVQLVDGQWLPCDLVVVGIGMQPNSELAAAAGLEVGQGIRVDAQLRTSAPDIFAAGDVCEFRLHPQGVFQRQETWRNAETQGRHAALNLLGGELPFDVIPGFWSDQYDWGLQIVGVIANTQPTASRTTPGGGFLLFYLDAEQRLQGACGWGEGNSIAKDIKLCERLIAQHNPLSVNALADADVPLKQLLRN; from the coding sequence ATGAATCCTGCCAATGCTCCATTGATCATCGTCGGCGCCGGGCATGCGGGTGGCCGCGCGGCCCTGACCTTACGCAGCGAAGGTTATAGCGGTCGCCTGATTCTGATAGGCGACGAGTCTCACCCGCCCTATGAACGTCCGCCGCTGTCCAAGGGGCTGTTGCAAGGCACGGTCGATCTGGCGGGTTACAGCCTGTGCGACACCGCCCAGCTCGCCGATCTGGACATCGAACACGTGGCCGGCAACCCGGTGAAACGCCTGGATCCGCCGCAGCATCGTCTGCAGCTGGCCGACGGCAGTTGGCTGCATTACACCCGTCTGTTATTAGCGACGGGAGGGCGGTCGCGCAGACTCGCCTCGGTGCCCGAGGATCTACTCAACGTGCTTTATCTGCGCACCCATGACGAGGCGCTGGCACTGCGCGCTTCGTTGCAGCCTGGCAGCCGGGTGGTGATCATCGGCGGCGGCTTTATCGGACTCGAAGTTGCCGCCACCGCCCGGACCTTGGGTTGCACGGTGACTTTGCTCGAGGCCGGTCCGCGTTTGGCGGGGCGGGTGTTGCCGGAGCAACTGTCCAGTGTCCTACAGGAACTGCATCGCAGTCAGGGCGTGGATGTCCGGCTGAATGTGGCCATTGAGGCAGTGCAGGGCGTTACTCACGTTGAGTCCGTGCAACTGGTCGACGGCCAGTGGCTGCCCTGCGACCTGGTGGTGGTAGGCATCGGCATGCAACCCAATTCTGAACTGGCCGCGGCTGCAGGACTTGAGGTCGGCCAGGGCATCCGCGTCGATGCCCAACTGCGCACCAGTGCGCCGGACATCTTTGCGGCGGGCGATGTCTGTGAGTTTCGGCTGCACCCACAAGGCGTTTTCCAACGTCAGGAAACCTGGCGCAACGCCGAGACCCAAGGTCGTCACGCCGCCCTCAATCTGTTGGGCGGCGAGTTGCCCTTCGACGTCATTCCCGGTTTTTGGTCCGATCAATACGACTGGGGATTGCAGATCGTGGGCGTGATCGCAAACACACAACCCACCGCGAGCCGGACAACTCCCGGTGGCGGTTTCCTGTTGTTTTACCTCGATGCCGAACAACGTTTGCAAGGCGCTTGCGGCTGGGGCGAGGGGAATAGCATCGCCAAGGACATCAAACTGTGCGAACGACTGATTGCCCAACATAACCCCCTTTCGGTGAACGCTCTGGCCGACGCCGATGTACCGCTCAAACAACTGTTGAGGAACTGA
- a CDS encoding HvfA family oxazolone/thioamide-modified RiPP metallophore: MSRVPNKTRVGLAAVALAGAMSLASTAFAMETLPQGYQLASAEKAGEGKCGEGKCGEGKCGSSDASAKAAQAEGKCGEGKCGDASFARTDTDDDGRVALKEFLAVAPTKSEEFKAMDTNNDGYLSEAETYTYRSNQYTSNGKKVPTELFTRMSQAKG; this comes from the coding sequence ATGTCCCGTGTTCCGAACAAGACCCGTGTTGGCCTGGCCGCAGTCGCGTTGGCTGGCGCTATGAGCCTCGCCTCGACCGCCTTTGCCATGGAGACACTGCCCCAGGGCTATCAGTTGGCTTCCGCAGAGAAGGCTGGGGAGGGCAAGTGTGGCGAAGGTAAATGTGGCGAGGGTAAATGTGGTTCCAGTGACGCCAGCGCCAAGGCAGCCCAGGCCGAAGGCAAGTGCGGTGAGGGCAAGTGCGGCGACGCTTCTTTCGCCCGCACCGACACCGATGACGACGGCCGCGTTGCGCTCAAGGAATTCCTGGCCGTGGCCCCGACCAAGAGTGAGGAGTTCAAAGCGATGGACACCAACAATGACGGTTACCTTTCCGAGGCAGAAACCTACACGTACAGGAGCAACCAATACACGTCCAACGGCAAGAAAGTGCCTACGGAGTTGTTCACGCGTATGAGCCAGGCGAAGGGCTGA
- a CDS encoding ferric reductase-like transmembrane domain-containing protein produces the protein MMTQVPRYHGWSLFGLLSLLVLLMTGLILLLNPDLVEATRSAIRATARTSFALFLAAFSASALAVLVPSPFTRSLVRERRFIGLAFAFSHLVHAILIYSYGQLNPEFWPGRTTVGNIPGSVGYLFILLMALTSFKTTARLIGPKAWKALHVSGMWVLAAVFTYSSFKRIPMSAWYVLPFGLMFSAIVIRLLGKIALKYKRSQPRAYV, from the coding sequence ATGATGACCCAAGTTCCCCGTTACCACGGCTGGTCGCTGTTTGGCCTGCTGTCCTTGCTGGTGCTGTTGATGACCGGCCTGATTCTACTGCTGAACCCGGACCTGGTGGAGGCCACCCGCAGCGCCATTCGCGCCACCGCACGTACCTCGTTTGCGCTGTTTCTCGCCGCGTTCAGCGCCTCGGCTTTGGCTGTGCTGGTGCCCTCGCCTTTCACCCGTTCGTTGGTGCGCGAACGACGTTTCATCGGCCTGGCCTTCGCGTTTTCCCATCTGGTCCACGCCATCCTGATCTACAGCTATGGCCAACTGAACCCCGAGTTCTGGCCCGGCCGTACCACGGTTGGCAACATCCCGGGCTCTGTCGGTTACCTGTTCATTCTGCTGATGGCGCTAACCTCGTTCAAAACCACGGCTCGGTTGATCGGCCCCAAGGCCTGGAAAGCCCTGCACGTCAGCGGCATGTGGGTGCTCGCGGCGGTCTTCACCTACTCCAGCTTCAAACGCATTCCCATGAGCGCCTGGTACGTCCTGCCGTTCGGCCTGATGTTCTCGGCGATCGTTATTCGGCTGCTGGGGAAGATTGCGTTGAAGTACAAACGGAGCCAGCCCCGCGCCTATGTTTAA
- a CDS encoding sugar phosphate isomerase/epimerase family protein encodes MREFLVFQSLWAMQDHRGQCDLPLEAQLEKIAAAGFDGITDHFWVAQHAERLHAAAKAQGLQIEGQVFPRTVDDLAAAIDVASRYGCHHLTLQADVRPRTLKQAIELIEGWQHLAEQVDFPVLLETHRYRLTSDLLFTLDILAEMPDLKLLADLSHYVVGRELPDPATAEDDEQIQTILRHSWGFHGRVANGEQVQVPLSFAQHRPWLERFLGWWRYGIEDWLARPNTPDSLSFTCELGPPPYAITGADGRDITDRWAEALMLKQLMREVWSDCQRRPRDGH; translated from the coding sequence ATGCGTGAATTCCTGGTCTTTCAGTCCTTGTGGGCCATGCAAGATCACCGCGGCCAATGCGACCTTCCCCTGGAAGCGCAACTGGAGAAAATCGCTGCCGCCGGCTTCGACGGCATCACCGACCACTTCTGGGTGGCGCAACATGCCGAGCGCCTGCATGCCGCCGCCAAGGCGCAGGGCCTGCAAATCGAAGGTCAGGTGTTCCCCCGCACCGTGGATGATCTGGCGGCAGCGATCGATGTCGCGTCCCGCTACGGCTGCCACCACCTCACGCTGCAAGCAGACGTGAGGCCGCGCACGCTTAAGCAAGCTATCGAGCTGATCGAAGGCTGGCAGCATCTGGCCGAGCAGGTGGACTTTCCTGTCCTTCTGGAAACCCACCGTTATCGCCTCACCAGCGACCTGTTGTTCACCCTCGACATTCTCGCTGAAATGCCCGATCTCAAACTGTTGGCCGACTTGTCCCACTATGTCGTGGGCCGCGAACTGCCAGACCCGGCCACCGCCGAGGACGACGAACAGATCCAGACCATCCTGCGCCACAGTTGGGGTTTTCATGGGCGTGTCGCCAACGGCGAACAGGTCCAGGTGCCCCTGAGCTTCGCCCAGCATCGACCCTGGCTGGAGCGTTTCCTGGGCTGGTGGCGTTATGGGATCGAGGATTGGCTGGCCCGACCGAACACGCCCGACAGCTTGTCCTTCACCTGTGAACTCGGCCCACCGCCTTATGCCATTACGGGTGCCGATGGACGCGACATCACTGATCGCTGGGCGGAGGCGCTGATGCTCAAGCAATTGATGCGCGAGGTCTGGAGCGACTGCCAAAGGCGACCTCGCGATGGCCACTGA
- a CDS encoding MFS transporter translates to MDNLSKPRPASLRIPSTVWALGFVSLFMDLSSELVHSLLPVFLVTTLGASALTVGVIEGIAEATAMLTKIFSGAISDFIGRRKGLLLMGYGLAALSKPLFPLAHSVDVVFTARFLDRIGKGIRGAPRDALVADIAPAEIRGACFGLRQSMDTVGAILGPILAIVLMLWLGQIHLVLWFAVIPAVISVALIVGGVKEPTAAAGERTFRSPIHWKVLRDFSRDYWWVVIVGGLFTLARFSEAFLVLKAQQTGLTATWVPMVMVVMSLLYAVSAYPAGWLSDRISRTKVLCIGIVLLILADLLLAQADSIMTMLAGVALWGLHMGFSQGILATLIADTAPEHLRGTAFGLFNLISGVCLLIASVLAGALWETSGSASTFVVGAGLAAAALLLLLLRKP, encoded by the coding sequence ATGGACAACCTCTCAAAACCCAGACCGGCCTCATTACGCATCCCCTCCACGGTCTGGGCCCTGGGTTTTGTCAGCCTGTTCATGGACCTGTCTTCAGAACTGGTGCACAGCCTGCTGCCGGTGTTTCTGGTCACGACCTTGGGCGCGAGCGCATTGACCGTCGGCGTGATCGAGGGCATCGCCGAGGCGACCGCGATGCTGACCAAGATCTTCTCCGGCGCCATCAGCGACTTTATCGGCCGGCGCAAAGGGCTGCTGTTGATGGGCTACGGTCTGGCCGCCTTGTCGAAGCCGCTCTTTCCCCTCGCGCATTCGGTGGATGTAGTGTTCACCGCGCGTTTTCTGGATCGCATCGGCAAGGGCATTCGTGGCGCGCCGCGAGATGCGCTGGTCGCCGATATAGCACCCGCCGAAATCCGTGGCGCCTGCTTTGGCTTGCGCCAATCGATGGACACCGTGGGCGCCATTCTTGGCCCGATCCTGGCTATCGTGCTGATGCTTTGGCTCGGGCAGATCCATCTGGTGTTGTGGTTTGCGGTGATCCCGGCGGTGATCTCAGTGGCGCTGATTGTCGGCGGGGTAAAAGAACCGACCGCTGCCGCTGGCGAACGCACCTTTCGCTCGCCTATCCACTGGAAGGTTCTGCGGGATTTTTCGCGCGATTATTGGTGGGTGGTGATCGTCGGCGGGCTCTTCACGCTGGCCCGTTTCAGCGAGGCCTTTCTGGTATTGAAAGCACAGCAAACAGGCCTGACGGCCACTTGGGTGCCGATGGTGATGGTAGTCATGTCGCTGCTTTATGCGGTGTCGGCCTACCCTGCCGGCTGGCTGTCGGATCGGATCAGCCGCACCAAAGTGTTGTGTATCGGCATCGTCCTGCTGATCCTGGCGGACCTGTTATTGGCGCAAGCGGATTCGATCATGACCATGCTGGCGGGCGTGGCCCTGTGGGGCCTGCACATGGGCTTCAGCCAAGGGATTCTCGCGACGCTGATCGCCGACACTGCGCCCGAACATCTCAGAGGCACGGCGTTCGGTCTGTTCAATCTGATCAGCGGCGTGTGTCTGTTGATCGCCAGTGTGCTCGCGGGCGCGCTGTGGGAGACTTCGGGCTCAGCCAGCACTTTCGTCGTCGGGGCGGGGCTGGCGGCTGCGGCGCTGCTGTTGCTTCTGTTGCGTAAGCCTTAG
- a CDS encoding helix-turn-helix transcriptional regulator, whose translation MVFMSLRNRLQPSLVPEPIRRVEAGPWAIELLPGAAYATRYVATQAAIGFAFDSQRGLHAIGSDRVRPFDAMPNGLAFVPAGCDVLSESPKGGEYLRVMRTDGISLLGERAFNNRIDLPAVNLALQMRRALLQASVEDDCEAWAFALAERTEGIDVSSAPPQGSITGSRMRLLDEFIDAGLDGPLGIQAMAGLLELSEGYFMRAFKNATGKSPHSYLIDRRLAKARASMRDSTASLSEIALTCGFNSQAHMTTAFKQRLGVSPAQLRRRSTYGQS comes from the coding sequence ATGGTGTTCATGAGCCTTCGAAACCGTCTGCAGCCCTCGCTCGTACCTGAACCGATTCGTCGTGTCGAGGCAGGGCCGTGGGCGATCGAATTGCTACCCGGCGCCGCCTACGCGACCCGATATGTTGCGACCCAGGCAGCGATCGGCTTTGCCTTCGACAGCCAACGAGGCTTGCACGCCATTGGCAGCGACCGAGTGCGCCCCTTCGATGCCATGCCCAATGGGCTGGCGTTCGTCCCCGCTGGCTGTGATGTGTTGTCCGAGTCACCCAAGGGCGGTGAATACCTGCGGGTCATGCGCACCGACGGTATTTCATTGCTGGGTGAGCGGGCATTCAACAACCGCATTGATCTGCCAGCCGTTAACCTCGCCCTGCAAATGCGCCGCGCGCTGTTGCAGGCCTCCGTGGAGGACGACTGTGAAGCCTGGGCATTCGCATTGGCTGAACGGACGGAGGGTATCGACGTGTCCTCGGCGCCGCCCCAAGGCTCTATAACCGGCAGCCGGATGCGCCTGCTCGATGAATTCATTGATGCTGGCCTCGACGGCCCACTGGGTATACAGGCAATGGCGGGATTGCTTGAATTGTCCGAGGGTTATTTCATGCGCGCATTCAAGAACGCGACGGGCAAGAGCCCTCATAGCTATCTAATCGACCGACGCCTGGCCAAGGCCCGAGCATCGATGCGCGATTCGACCGCCAGCCTGTCGGAGATCGCACTCACCTGCGGCTTTAACTCCCAAGCGCACATGACGACCGCTTTCAAGCAACGCCTTGGGGTCAGTCCAGCGCAACTTCGAAGGCGTTCGACGTACGGTCAAAGCTAG
- the arsN2 gene encoding arsenic resistance N-acetyltransferase ArsN2, which yields MQMIKVGPSGLNQLRESLSEAGLPCDDVSEPGLQFYHFEVDGNRVAYGGLEGSGPDLLLRSMIVSETRRGEGLGKAVLSELERHAISQGAIRLHLLTQSAAGFFAANGYELLDRREAPDVISRTAQFQHLCPASASYLRKTLKAPFRTESGLSKAE from the coding sequence ATGCAGATGATTAAAGTAGGGCCGAGCGGTTTGAATCAGCTCCGTGAGTCTTTGAGTGAAGCAGGACTGCCCTGCGATGATGTCAGCGAACCGGGGCTGCAGTTTTATCACTTCGAGGTGGATGGGAACCGGGTTGCTTATGGAGGGCTGGAGGGTTCTGGCCCTGATCTGTTGCTTCGTTCAATGATCGTTTCTGAGACCCGTCGTGGCGAGGGGCTAGGTAAAGCCGTGTTGTCTGAACTGGAACGCCATGCCATCTCCCAAGGCGCAATCCGACTTCACTTGCTGACCCAAAGCGCGGCTGGTTTTTTCGCAGCCAATGGCTATGAACTGCTCGATAGGCGCGAAGCGCCTGACGTAATCAGTCGAACAGCTCAGTTCCAGCATCTGTGTCCTGCGTCAGCAAGTTATCTACGAAAAACTTTAAAGGCACCGTTTCGGACTGAGTCAGGGCTCTCCAAGGCTGAATAG
- a CDS encoding threonine dehydratase → MHKLTRDDIEQAARHVYQVMPATAQYPWPLLAERLGCTVWVKHENHTPTGAFKVRGGITFLHWLRREHPGVKGIVSATRGNHGQSLALAASTLGLRALIVVPEGNSLEKNNAMRGFGGEVVECGRDFDEAREEAARLAQVHDLYLVPPFHTELVKGVATYALELFIAAPDLDTVYVPIGCGSGICGVIAARDALGLNTQVVGVVSKEAAAAKLSFEAGAICETASANTFADGLAVRKPVPDAFAIYGAASARIVSVSEGEIAEAMRVYYTDTHNLAEGAGAAALAALIQEREMMLGKRVGVILSGGNVDRSVYASVIG, encoded by the coding sequence ATGCACAAACTGACTCGCGACGATATCGAACAAGCGGCCCGCCACGTATACCAAGTCATGCCTGCCACCGCCCAATACCCTTGGCCATTGCTGGCTGAGCGGTTAGGTTGCACTGTCTGGGTCAAACACGAAAACCACACACCTACAGGCGCTTTCAAAGTGCGGGGTGGCATTACCTTCTTGCACTGGCTGCGGCGCGAGCACCCAGGCGTGAAGGGTATTGTCTCCGCTACGCGCGGCAACCATGGTCAGAGCCTGGCGCTGGCGGCAAGCACGCTGGGTTTGAGGGCCTTGATTGTCGTGCCGGAAGGTAATTCGCTAGAAAAGAACAATGCCATGCGCGGCTTTGGCGGCGAAGTGGTTGAGTGCGGTCGCGATTTCGACGAGGCCCGTGAAGAGGCTGCACGTCTGGCGCAAGTGCATGACCTCTACCTGGTGCCGCCGTTCCACACCGAGCTGGTCAAAGGTGTGGCCACTTATGCGCTGGAGCTGTTCATCGCCGCGCCGGATCTGGATACCGTCTACGTGCCGATTGGCTGTGGATCGGGGATTTGCGGGGTAATCGCTGCCCGAGATGCGCTCGGCCTGAACACTCAAGTGGTGGGCGTGGTTTCCAAAGAGGCTGCGGCGGCGAAGTTATCGTTTGAAGCTGGGGCAATATGCGAAACCGCCTCGGCAAATACCTTTGCGGATGGCTTGGCCGTGCGTAAGCCAGTTCCCGATGCGTTCGCCATCTACGGGGCCGCTTCGGCACGAATCGTCTCTGTCAGCGAGGGCGAGATTGCCGAGGCCATGCGCGTGTATTACACCGATACCCACAACCTCGCTGAAGGGGCAGGTGCGGCCGCTCTGGCGGCGCTCATTCAGGAGCGTGAAATGATGCTGGGCAAAAGGGTGGGTGTGATTCTGTCTGGCGGGAATGTTGACCGGTCGGTGTATGCGAGCGTGATTGGGTGA
- a CDS encoding cupin domain-containing protein, translating into MSAPKAVAVLLALLNAASLGSTALAEETGFIAATSSELQWKAAPAVGPGAMIAVIEGDLKAAEPFTLRLKLPANTKIGVHTHPVTERVTVISGIFYFATGDKFDPARAKAYQPGDTLIIPVGMSMYGASREQETVLQLHGTGPWGITYVNPADDPRNSKM; encoded by the coding sequence ATGAGCGCCCCCAAAGCTGTCGCTGTATTGCTGGCCTTGCTCAACGCAGCCTCCCTGGGATCTACCGCCTTGGCCGAGGAAACAGGTTTTATTGCCGCCACCTCATCCGAACTTCAGTGGAAAGCCGCTCCGGCGGTGGGGCCCGGCGCAATGATTGCAGTGATTGAAGGAGACCTGAAAGCCGCCGAGCCCTTCACCCTGCGCTTGAAGCTGCCAGCAAATACAAAAATCGGCGTGCATACCCATCCTGTGACCGAACGCGTAACCGTTATCTCGGGCATCTTCTACTTCGCCACCGGAGATAAATTCGATCCGGCACGGGCCAAGGCCTATCAACCGGGTGACACCCTGATCATTCCCGTCGGAATGTCGATGTACGGCGCCAGTCGAGAACAGGAGACCGTACTCCAACTCCACGGCACGGGGCCTTGGGGGATCACCTACGTCAACCCGGCGGACGACCCCAGGAACAGCAAAATGTAG